A stretch of Pseudorhodobacter turbinis DNA encodes these proteins:
- a CDS encoding tetratricopeptide repeat protein, which produces MKFRPVIAVLLALSAQPAIVQAENIDSGAYLAARVAGASDDYREAAHWFTRALIASPQDVWLMEGAIAAQLGAGNMAAALAVAQQLQSTGATSPTANLVLIADQAKRGDYAALQETAQSENSGARLLDGLVNAWAELGAGKMSEALAEFDTLAKTDGMQAFGLFHKSLALASVGDYETAESILSGEAAGTINVMRRGVLAHIQILSQLERNEDAIALLDKALGNDSDPELKALRAKLVAGETVPYDIVRNVTDGLGEVFFTLALALNGEASDAFTLQYARVAAYLRPDHSEAILLAGAMLENQKQFTLATEAYAAVPQTGGSFLAAEIGRARALKGSDKLDAALEVLNTQIRAYPEQLPLRLALADMLSGAKRWEEASAAYDAAVDLIPQPPVAGYWAVYYSRAITLERQKLWDRAEADFRMALSLQPEQPLVLNYLGYSFLERGENYDEALEMIERAVIQRPGSGYIIDSLAWGYFLAGRYEDAVIPMERASVLEPVDATVTDHLGDVYWAVGRKLEANFQWRRALSFNPEEELATRLRRKLEIGLDAVLAEEGAKPLATDDN; this is translated from the coding sequence ATGAAGTTTCGCCCCGTTATCGCCGTCTTGCTCGCCCTATCCGCGCAGCCCGCAATCGTGCAGGCCGAGAATATCGACAGCGGGGCCTATCTGGCGGCGCGTGTGGCGGGGGCAAGTGATGACTACCGCGAGGCGGCGCATTGGTTCACCCGCGCGCTTATCGCCTCCCCCCAAGATGTCTGGCTGATGGAGGGCGCGATTGCCGCCCAGCTGGGCGCTGGCAATATGGCGGCGGCCTTGGCCGTGGCGCAACAGCTGCAGTCAACCGGTGCAACATCGCCCACGGCCAATCTGGTCTTGATCGCGGATCAAGCCAAGCGCGGCGATTACGCGGCCCTGCAAGAAACCGCACAATCCGAAAACTCCGGCGCGCGCTTGCTGGACGGGCTGGTCAATGCCTGGGCAGAGCTTGGCGCCGGCAAAATGTCCGAAGCGCTGGCAGAGTTTGACACGCTTGCAAAGACCGACGGCATGCAAGCCTTTGGATTGTTTCACAAATCGCTGGCCCTCGCCTCGGTCGGGGACTACGAGACCGCCGAGAGCATCCTGTCTGGCGAGGCGGCAGGCACCATCAATGTGATGCGGCGCGGGGTTCTGGCGCATATCCAGATCCTGAGCCAGCTAGAGCGGAACGAGGATGCGATTGCCCTGCTGGACAAAGCCCTTGGCAATGACAGCGACCCCGAGCTTAAAGCCCTGCGCGCAAAACTGGTGGCAGGCGAGACGGTGCCATATGACATCGTGCGCAACGTCACCGACGGTCTGGGCGAGGTGTTCTTTACCCTTGCGCTGGCCCTGAACGGCGAGGCCTCGGATGCCTTTACCCTGCAATACGCCCGCGTTGCCGCCTACTTGCGCCCCGACCACAGCGAGGCGATCTTGCTGGCGGGAGCGATGCTGGAAAACCAGAAACAGTTTACGCTGGCAACCGAAGCCTATGCCGCTGTGCCTCAAACAGGCGGCAGCTTTCTGGCTGCTGAAATCGGCCGTGCGCGGGCATTGAAAGGCTCTGACAAGCTGGATGCGGCGCTTGAGGTGCTCAACACCCAAATCCGCGCCTATCCCGAACAGTTGCCCCTACGTCTGGCGCTTGCGGATATGCTGAGCGGTGCCAAACGTTGGGAAGAGGCCTCCGCCGCCTATGACGCCGCCGTGGACCTTATCCCCCAGCCACCCGTTGCCGGATATTGGGCGGTCTATTATTCCCGCGCCATCACGCTGGAACGCCAGAAGCTTTGGGATCGTGCCGAGGCGGATTTCCGTATGGCGCTTAGCTTGCAGCCCGAACAACCGCTGGTCTTGAACTACCTTGGCTACAGCTTTCTGGAGCGGGGGGAGAATTACGACGAGGCGCTGGAGATGATCGAGCGCGCTGTCATCCAGCGACCCGGCAGCGGCTATATCATCGACAGTCTGGCCTGGGGGTATTTCCTTGCCGGCCGCTATGAAGATGCAGTGATACCGATGGAACGCGCCTCGGTGCTGGAGCCGGTCGATGCGACCGTAACCGACCATTTGGGTGATGTGTACTGGGCCGTGGGCCGCAAGCTGGAGGCGAACTTCCAATGGCGGCGCGCGCTGTCCTTCAACCCCGAGGAAGAGCTTGCAACGCGTCTGCGCCGCAAGCTGGAGATCGGTCTTGATGCGGTTCTGGCCGAGGAAGGCGCAAAACCACTGGCGACCGATGATAACTGA
- a CDS encoding electron transfer flavoprotein-ubiquinone oxidoreductase, protein MAEIEREAMEYDVVIVGAGPAGLSAAIRLKQLDADLNVVVLEKGSEVGAHILSGAVLDPSGLDALLPDWRNMGSPIKTPVAEDNFYMLGEGGQVRIPNWPMPPLMNNHGNFIVSMGNVCRWMAEVAEGLGVEVFPGMSCSELVYGDKGEVKGVVAGEMGLSADGTPGPNYEPGMELHGKYVFLSEGVRGSLAKEVIAKYDLSKGKEPQKFGLGMKEIWEIDPAKHKLGTVTHTMGWPLGSNAGGGSFIYHIEGNQVYVGFVVHLNYRNPHLYPYMEFQRFKHHPMVAELLKGGKRVAYGARAISEGGWQSMPKMVAPGVAMLGCSVGMVNVPRIKGNHNAMLSGKAAAEAAFAAIGAGRASDELTAYEDDVRGGAIGADLKKVRNVKPLWSKFGLVASLMGGGLDMWTNTMGFPLFGTLSHGKTDAAATGKAKDFAPIAYPKPDGVLSFDRLTNVAFSFTNHEESQPVHLKLKDPSIPIAVNLPEYAEPAQRYCPAGVYEVVTEDGKDPRFVINFQNCVHCKTCDIKDPSQNINWTTPQGGDGPNYPNM, encoded by the coding sequence ATGGCCGAGATTGAGCGCGAAGCGATGGAATATGATGTTGTAATCGTGGGGGCTGGCCCTGCCGGCCTGTCAGCGGCAATCCGCCTCAAACAGCTTGATGCTGATCTGAATGTGGTTGTGTTGGAAAAAGGGTCCGAGGTTGGCGCGCATATCTTGTCGGGCGCGGTTTTGGACCCCAGCGGGCTGGACGCGCTGCTTCCCGATTGGCGCAACATGGGGTCCCCGATCAAAACGCCCGTTGCCGAGGATAATTTCTACATGCTGGGCGAAGGCGGGCAGGTTCGCATCCCGAACTGGCCAATGCCGCCTTTGATGAACAACCACGGTAATTTCATCGTCTCTATGGGCAATGTCTGCCGCTGGATGGCCGAGGTTGCCGAAGGGCTGGGCGTTGAGGTTTTCCCCGGCATGTCGTGCTCCGAACTGGTCTATGGCGACAAGGGTGAGGTTAAGGGCGTTGTGGCCGGCGAAATGGGGCTGTCTGCCGATGGCACCCCCGGCCCGAACTATGAACCGGGGATGGAGCTGCACGGCAAATATGTGTTCCTGTCCGAGGGCGTGCGCGGGTCATTGGCCAAAGAGGTGATTGCGAAATACGACCTCTCCAAAGGCAAGGAGCCGCAGAAATTCGGCCTTGGCATGAAAGAGATCTGGGAGATTGACCCTGCCAAGCACAAGCTGGGCACCGTCACCCATACGATGGGCTGGCCTTTGGGCAGCAATGCGGGCGGTGGCTCGTTTATCTATCACATCGAGGGCAATCAGGTTTACGTCGGCTTCGTCGTGCACCTGAACTACCGGAACCCGCATCTGTACCCCTACATGGAATTCCAGCGCTTCAAGCATCACCCCATGGTTGCCGAACTGCTGAAGGGTGGCAAACGCGTGGCTTATGGCGCGCGGGCGATCTCTGAGGGTGGCTGGCAGTCGATGCCCAAGATGGTCGCGCCCGGCGTGGCAATGCTGGGCTGTTCGGTGGGTATGGTCAACGTGCCGCGCATCAAGGGCAACCATAACGCCATGCTGTCGGGCAAGGCCGCAGCCGAGGCCGCCTTTGCCGCAATCGGTGCAGGCCGCGCCAGTGACGAGCTGACCGCCTATGAGGACGATGTGCGCGGTGGTGCAATCGGTGCCGACCTGAAAAAAGTGCGCAACGTCAAGCCGTTGTGGTCGAAGTTCGGGCTTGTCGCCTCATTGATGGGCGGGGGCTTGGATATGTGGACGAACACGATGGGCTTCCCGCTGTTCGGCACGCTTTCCCACGGCAAAACCGATGCGGCGGCGACCGGCAAGGCCAAGGATTTCGCGCCGATCGCCTATCCGAAACCCGATGGGGTTTTGTCGTTCGACCGGCTGACCAATGTGGCGTTTTCCTTCACCAACCACGAGGAATCGCAGCCCGTCCACCTCAAGCTTAAGGACCCGTCGATCCCGATTGCCGTCAACCTGCCCGAATATGCCGAACCGGCACAGCGTTACTGCCCGGCGGGTGTTTATGAGGTGGTGACCGAGGACGGCAAGGACCCGCGTTTTGTGATCAACTTCCAGAACTGCGTTCATTGCAAAACCTGCGACATCAAAGACCCGAGCCAGAATATCAACTGGACCACCCCGCAGGGTGGCGACGGCCCGAACTACCCCAATATGTAA
- the greA gene encoding transcription elongation factor GreA — MEKIPMTRAGYTALDEELKQLKSVERPAVIRAISEAREHGDLSENAEYHAAREKQSFIEGRVKELAAILSLADVIDPSKFTGTIKFGATVTLVDEDTDEERTYQIVGEPEADLEKGLLNIRSPLARALIGKDEGDTAEVKTPGGQRSYEVIAIKYI, encoded by the coding sequence ATGGAAAAAATTCCGATGACACGCGCGGGCTATACCGCGTTGGACGAAGAGTTGAAGCAGTTGAAGTCAGTGGAACGTCCTGCCGTGATCCGCGCGATTTCGGAAGCACGCGAGCATGGCGATCTGTCGGAAAACGCCGAATACCACGCCGCCCGTGAAAAGCAGAGCTTTATCGAGGGCCGCGTAAAAGAGCTGGCAGCGATTCTGTCGCTTGCCGATGTGATTGACCCGTCAAAGTTTACGGGTACGATCAAATTCGGCGCCACCGTGACGCTGGTCGATGAAGACACCGATGAAGAGCGCACCTACCAGATTGTGGGTGAGCCGGAGGCAGATCTGGAAAAAGGTTTGCTCAACATCCGCTCGCCTTTGGCCCGCGCCTTGATTGGCAAGGATGAGGGCGACACCGCAGAGGTGAAAACCCCCGGCGGTCAGCGCAGCTATGAAGTGATTGCGATCAAATATATCTAG